The following coding sequences lie in one Apium graveolens cultivar Ventura chromosome 1, ASM990537v1, whole genome shotgun sequence genomic window:
- the LOC141710426 gene encoding uncharacterized protein LOC141710426 translates to MDRSWLKADRRTQEFKLGVDELLNFAFLNGFKQNKISCPCLRCAHSKSWNAQTVKDHLYQYGIDQTYTCWIWHGESNYVQSHVVSEQESSVDPTNMRMGQDIIDDEDISLDSSDFMNHVQGENEPLYPGCESFTKMRALVKLYNLKAKHGISDKCFSDVLLLLASMLPEGNSMPSSFGEAKKTLCTLGMDYEKIHVCPNDCLLYRGERDEDETICRICGESRWKLNKKGEELEGIPAKVLWYFPLIPRLRNLFNTAQIAKDMTWHKTERQNDGKIRHPADSKTWNDVDQRWPEFAAEARNLRLALSSDGFNPFHGPGSDHSTWPVLLSIYNLPPWLCMKRKYIMLSLLISGPNQPGNDIDVYLQPLIEDLHKLWHGKQVYDAFKKESFILRGILLWTISDYPALGNLSGNIIKGYNACVVCVDKIKATRLATYKKTVVMRHRRWLPRNHPYRRQKSAFDNTMEKLSEPIPLTGEEVLERVLPLADHVYGKTQNQPRWKKGEPRPIWKKMSIFFQLEYWKFLPVRHTLDVMHIEKNICEALTGTLLNIPGKTKDRESVRIDMAEMGIRMELRPKNSGKKEKLPMASWNLLHKEKKIVCSSLIGMKLPDGFCSNLKGIVSMDTLRLVGMKSHDCHTMLHHLLPIALRSVLQKQVRCTIIRFCLFFKAICSKIIEVDKLEKMQSQLVETLCQLEKHFPPSLFDVMIHLSVHLVREVELCGPIFLRWMYPFERYMKTFKGYVRNRAHPEGCIAEAYIAEEAVECLVNFEEPTVGLPGRDKNKEKYRPLSGATMIKPSIKDLHQAHLCLLQNSNELTPYFNEHMAFLVARYPLHENDEEWLKNKQNETFPNWFQKKISSELLDVKSMVSKEVMWLAEGPNKYVPTFSGYKVNGVTYSTKDRDDTRQVQCSGVCVHADTMLVQDKDKNIEHISHTFYGVITSIWELDYNHFRVPIFRCNWVDMNKGVKIDDLGYTVVNLHKLGFLNDPFVLGKHVKQVCYIDDPLEKFWSVVLKLPNKFDDQSDDENEGSVEIELENEVDVTMFPTVDEVEEENRSSMREEEEMIQLP, encoded by the exons ATGGATAGATCTTGGTTGAAAGCAGATAGAAGAACACAAGAATTTAAACTTGGAGTGGATGAATTGTTAAAttttgcatttctgaatgggtttaaacaaaataaaattagtTGTCCATGCTTAAGATGCGCTCATAGTAAATCTTGGAATGCTCAGACTGTTAAGGATCATCTTTATCAATATGGTATTGATCAAACCTATACGTGTTGGATATGGCATGGAGAGTCAAATTATGTACAGAGTCATGTAGTTTCTGAACAGGAATCATCCGTTGATCCTACAAACATGAGAATGgggcaggatattatcgatgatGAGGATATTTCGTTAGATTCTTCTGATTTTATGAATCATGTTCAAGGTGAAAATGAACCACTTTATCCTGGATGCGAGAGTTTTACAAAAATGAGAGCTTTAGTCAAGTTGTATAATTTAAAAGCAAAACATGGTATTTCTGATAAATGCTTTTCCGATGTTCTTCTTTTGCTTGCATCAATGCTTCCGGAAGGCAACAGTATGCCTTCATCTTTTGGTGAAGCCAAGAAAACTTTATGTACTTTAGGCATGGATTATGAAAAAATACATGTGTGTCCGAATGATTGTCTCTTATACCGCGGTGAGAGGGACGAAGATGAGACGATTTGCCGAATATGTGGGGAATCTAGATGGAAGTTAAACAAGAAAGGAGAAGAATTGGAAGGGATCCCTGCTAAGGTTCTGTGGTACTTTCCATTGATACCAAGATTGAGAAATTTGTTCAATACAGCTCAGATTGCGAAGGACATGACTTGGCATAAAACCGAGCGACAAAATGATGGTAAAATTAGACATCCGGCTGACTCAAAGACATGGAATGATGTCGATCAAAGGTGGCCTGAGTTTGCTGCAGAGGCTAGGAACCTTCGGTTAGCTTTATCCTCCGATGGATTTAATCCTTTCCATGGACCAGGAAGTGATCACTCAACATGGCCTGTGTTGCTTTCAATTTACAacctcccaccttggctttgtatGAAGAGAAAGTACATTATGCTAAGTCTATTGATATCCGGACCAAATCAGCCTGGAAATGATATTGATGTATACCTTCAACCACTTATAGAAGATTTGCATAAATTGTGGCATGGGAAACAAGTTTATGATGCATTTAAGAAAGAGTCTTTCATACTAAGAGGAATTTTATTGTGGACAATTAGTGATTATCCAGCCTTAGGAAACTTGTCGGGTAACATCATTAAAGGATATAATGCTTGTGTAGTTTGTGTTGATAAAATAAAAGCTACCAGGTTGGCTACTTACAAAAAGACGGTGGTTATGAGACATCGTAGATGGCTGCCCAGAAATCATCCATATCGAAGGCAAAAATCAGCCTTTGATAACACCATGGAGAAGTTATCAGAACCTATTCCTTTAACTGGAGAGGAGGTGTTAGAAAGGGTACTACCACTAGCGGACCATGTTTATGGTAAGACACAAAACCAACCTCGGTGGAAAAAAGGGGAACCTCGACCAATTTGGAAAAAGATGTCTATATTTTTTCAGCTTGAGTACTGGAAGTTTTTGCCAGTTCGCCATACTCTCGATGTGATGCatatagaaaaaaatatatgCGAGGCTTTAACCGGTACATTGCTAAATATTCCCGGGAAGACAAAAGATAGAGAATCTGTTCGTATTGATATGGCTGAAATGGGAATAAGAATGGAGCTGAGACCaaaaaattctggaaaaaaaGAGAAGTTACCGATGGCATCTTGGAACTTATTGCATAAAGAAAAAAAGATTGTCTGCTCGTCCTTGATTGGCATGAAGTTACCTGATGGTTTTTGTTCGAACCTTAAGGGTATAGTATCAATGGACACTCTGCGACTTGTTGGAATGAAATCTCACGACTGTCACACAATGTTGCATCACTTGCTCCCCATCGCACTTCGGTCAGTACTTCAAAAACAAGTCAGGTGCACTATTATCAGGTTTTGCCTTTTTTTCAAGGCAATTTGTAGTAAAATCATTGAGGTCGATAAATTAGAAAAAATGCAGTCTCAATTGGTGGAGACCTTATGCCAGCTAGAAAAGCACTTCCCCCCTTCCTTGTTTGATGTAATGATCCATCTCTCAGTTCATCTTGTAAGAGAAGTTGAGCTTTGTGGTCCTATCTTCCTACGTTGGATGTATCCTTTCGAGAGATATATGAAGACGTTCAAGGGATATGTTCGAAACAGGGCTCATCCGGAAGGTTGCATCGCTGAGGCCTATATTGCAGAAGAGGCGGTTGAGTGTTTAGTTAATTTTGAAGAACCAACAGTTGGGTTACCGGGAAGGGATAAGAACAAGGAGAAATACAGACCCTTATCTGGTGCAACAATGATAAAGCCGAGCATCAAGGATTTGCACCAAGCACATCTGTGTCTTCTTCAAAACAGTAATGAATTGACCCCATATTTCAA TGAACATATGGCCTTCTTGGTGGCAAGATATCCATTACATGAAAATGATGAAGAATGGCTTAAGAACAAGCAAAATGAAACATTCCCTAATTGGTTTCAAAAGAAG ATTTCGTCAGAATTGCTTGATGTGAAAAGTATGGTATCTAAGGAGGTAATGTGGCTTGCAGAAGGGCCTAACAAGTATGTCCCTACATTCAGTGGCTACAAAGTCAATGGTGTTACCTACAGCACAAAAGATCGTGATGATACGCGACAAGTTCAATGCAGCGGTGTTTGTGTTCATGCTGATACAATGCTCGTGCAGGATAAGGATAAGAACATTGAGCATATTTCACATACATTTTATGGAGTAATCACAAGTATTTGGGAGTTGGACTATAACCATTTTCGAGTCCCTATCTTTCGGTGCAATTGGGTAGATATGAACAAAGGGGTTAAGATAGATGATTTAGGATACACAGTTGTTAATTTACACAAGTTAGGTTTTCTGAACGACCCTTTTGTGTTAGGTAAACATGTCAAGCAAGTTTGTTACATTGACGACCCTCTTGAAAAATTCTGGTCAGTTGTATTAAAATTACCAAACAAGTTCGATGATCAAAGTGACGATGAAAATGAGGGATCCGTAGAAATTGAACTTGAAAATGAGGTAGATGTCACCATGTTCCCAACTGTTGATGAAGTCGAGGAAGAAAATAGAAGTTCCATGCGGGAGGAAGAAGAGATGATTCAACTTCCATAA